The sequence below is a genomic window from Solirubrobacterales bacterium.
CAGTGCCGCCCCGGCCGGCATCGCCACCACCAGATACCCGGTGAAGCGGGCCTGGGCAGTCGCCGAACGGGCATCCTCCGCAATCCGGTCCCGCTCGGCTGCACCCTCGGCGAAGCGTCGGAGCAGACCGGCCAGATCGCCGCCCGCGAGTTGCTGGCTGATCAGCGCGGTGGCGAATGCGTCCACCCTCGAGGAACTGAACCGGGCCGCCATCGCCCGGATCGCATCGGCGGTCGGGCGACCGGTCTCGAGTTCGTAACGCAACGCGGAAAACTCGTTTCGCGCGGGACCTTCGAGTGACGAGGTTGCTGCGGCGATCGCCCCACGAGGTGAATGGCCGGCGCTGAGGCAGTCGGCGATCGCCCGCGCGATCTCCGGAAGTGAACGCTCCACCGAGCGTCGGTAGCGGCGCCGTCCCCGGGCGATCATCCAGCCGGCCAGAAGCGGCGCCGCGACGGCCAGGAGCAGCCCCGCAACGGGGCCGACGAACCACCAGCCCCCGGCAACTGCGACCAGGGCGATCAACGCGGCCAGCCGAAGCCGCTCACGGGAATCGGGCAGATACCCCTCCAGCCGGGCTCGGCTCACCGGCTCCAGGGCCCGGCGGATCCAGGCGGTGAGCGCCGGGCTGTCCGCAACCGCGTCACGCAGGGCCAGCACCGCCGCGATCCCGGCCAGGGCAGCGAGGACCGGAGCGACACTCATCCTGGCCCCGATCCACGAATCCCGGCGGGGAGACCGGTCTGTATAGCGGCCTCCCCGACTGCCTCGATCGACTCGACCCGGCGCCGACCGTCCTCGACCCGGGCGATGTGGACCACGAAGTCGATTCCGCGGCGCAGCTGCGCCCCGATCACCTCGACCGGCAGTCCGACCCCGGCCATCAGGGCCAGCACCTCGATCCGGGCGAGTGCGTCGCCGGCCGAGCTGGCATGAACCGTCGAAAGCGCCCCGTCATGGCCGGTATTGAGCGCGGTGAGCAGGTCGAGCGCCTCGGCTCCGCGGACCTCACCGATCACGATGCGATCGGGGCGCATCCGGAGCGCGTTCCGGAGCAGGGCCCGGATCGTCACCTCTCCTCGCCCCTCGATCGACGGGGGCCGTGATTCAAGCCGGACCACGTGACTCTGGGCGAGGCGCAGCTCGGCCGCATCCTCGATCGTCACGATCCGTTCGCGATCCCCGATGAAGGCCGAGAGTGCGTTCAGGAGGGTGGTCTTTCCGGACCCGGTGCCACCGCTGATCAGGATCGAACGGCGTTCCGCGATCCGGTCTCCGAGGAAATCGGCCTGATCGCGGGTGAGGGTCCCGTTCGCGACCAGGTCGCCGACCCCGGGCCGGCTCTCCGGAAACCGGCGGATCGAGATCGCCGGTCCGTCCACCGCCAACGGCGGAATCACCACATTGACCCGGGAGCCGTCGGCCCGCCTGGCGTCCGCCATCGGACTCAGCTCATCGACCCGACGGCCCAGCGGGGCGAGGATCCGTTCGATCGTGTTGCGCAGGTGATCCTCGCTTTCGAACCCCGTTTCCAGGGCCGGCTCGATCCGTCCGTTCCGCTCGACGTAGATCTCGTCCTGACCGTTGACCATGACCTCCTGGACGGACCCGTCCTGAAGCAGATCCTCAAGCGGACCGAGCCCCGAAGCGTCGCGTTCGATTCGCTCGACCAGCAGGTCCCGGGTCGAGGTTGAAAGCAGGGAGGCGCACTCGTCAACCGCGTCCCGGATCGCTTCGGACACGGTCTGCTCCGCCCCGGCGCCCTTTCCGGCGTCGCGCCGGCGGTCGACCAGCGAAGCATGGATCTCTCCCGCCAGCGAAGCGATCAGCTGCTCGCGTGTCGGTCCGTCCTGAGGCAGTCCGGTCACCGGAACCCGCCCCGGGGCAGAACGGTCATCCGGCGGGCGAAGCTCTCCGCCTGGATCAGACGTCGGGCTTCGGATCGGGTCAGGCCGAGGGTCACCTGGGTCAGGCCGGGTCCGGCGTCGCTCTCTCCGGTCCGCCCGACCGCAAGCAGGGGCACCGCCCTGGCCGCGGTCACGGTGCGACCGTTACCGCCGGTGGTCGGCTCCGAGGTGACCAGCACATCCACCCTGCCGCGAGCGCCGTTGAGTGCCCCGGCTCCCGAGACCGCCAGTTCAACCGGGGCACGTCCTCTCCCCGCCGGCCGGATCCTGCGCCGGGTGCCGCCCGGAACCCGCAACAGATTCCCGGTCAGGTAGCTGCCCGCCGGAACCGGCGCGGCCAGCTCCAGGCCGGTCGCATCGGCCATCTCCCCGAGCGCCGCGACCGGAACAAAGCGGATCGGGACCCGCCGCAGCTCGAGGCTCCGGGAAACCGTTTCGGGAGTTATTCGCTCGCCCGGAGGCAGATCCCGGGTCACCACCACCACCGGTCTCAGCTCGCCGTAGCGATCGGCCACCGAGGAGCTGTACCCGGAGACCAGCATCATCGCCATGGCTCCCGCCCCGATCGCCCCGGCGAGCAGAAGCAGGGCCCGGCGCCGCCGACTCACCAGTTCACCCGGACACTTCCCGCGGGGCGACGGATCCGGGAGCAGGGCAGAGCGAGAGCCGCAACCGAGCCGGACTCATCGAAGGTGAGTTCAAGCCGGCCACCGTGATTCTCGATCGCTTCACGGGCGATTCCGAGACCGTGCCCGTGGTTCTCGTCCCCGCGCTGCCGGGCCATGATTTCCGCCGGTGAACCCTGTCTTTCCGGCGGCCGTGAACTCCGGCCGGAATCGGTGATCTCCACCCGGACCCACCGGCCGATCGCCTTCGCCTCGACCCGGATGTCCGGTCCGCCGTGTTCGATCGCGTTCAGGATCAGGTTTTCGATCGCCCCGCAGAGCACGACCCCGTCGCCCCGAACCAGGACGTCACCGCCGAGCCACGAGAGCTCGATCTCGGCTCCCGCGAGATGGGCCCGGGAACGCCACCGCCGCACGCAGGAATCGACCATCAGCCGGCAGGCGATCAGTTCGGAGCGATCCACCCCGGGTCCGCCTCCGTTCAGGGTACGGTCGAGGCGGCCCACGGCCTGGATCGCCTGCCGCACCGACGGCCCCGGGCCCTCCAGGGCCAGAACCTGAAGCGGACGACGGACCTCGTGGAGCGCCCGGTTCAGTGATGTCCGCAGGCGGAACAGCCTGATCTCGCGCCCGGTCAAAGCCAGGATCAGTCCGCACATGACGACCAGAAACGGCTGATCCAGCGGCTGGACGGCCAGGATCGGGACCACCGCACTCACGGGCCCACCAGCCGGTACCCGACACCCCAGCAGTTGGTCACGAATCTCCCGTTCTCCGGGTCCAGCTTGCGACGCAGCCGGCTGGCATGGGATTCGAGCGTTCGGGTGTGCCCGAGTGACCGGTACCCCCAGACCTCCCGCAGAAGTTCCTCCTTCGAGAAGACCCTGGTCGGCTCGCCCGCCAGCACCGCGAGCAGCTCGAACTCCTTGGCCGACAGCCGGAGCAGCCTGCCGTCGATCCGGGCTGCCCGCTGTCTTCGGTCGACCTCGATCCCCTCGACCCGGAGGATCGCTTCCATCTGGCCGCAGCGTCTCAGCACCGCCCCGATCCGGGCCAGCAGTTCGCTGTAGCTGAACGGCTTCAGAACGTAGTCGTCCGCTCCCTGCTCCAGCCCGCGGATCCGGTCCCGTTCGCTGCTCCGCCCGCTGATGATGATCACCGCGAGGTTCACGTCGAAACCATTTCCGTTTCCGCCGATTCCCCTCACCTCCCGCAGCAGGTCGAGCCCGGAACCGTCGGGAAGCGACAGGTCGAGCAGCAGCAGGTCGGGCCGACAGTATTCGCACTGGTGCAGGGCGTCGGCGGCGGTCGGGGCCGCCAGCACCTCGAAGCGGTCGGCGGTCAGATGGTCGCAGAGCAGCTCGAGGGTCGGGCGATCGTCCTCGCAGACCACGACCCGGGCTCCACGGATCGCCTGCCGACTGAGTTCATCCGGAGTGGCGAGCACGGGACTCATCTCAGATCCCCGCCCCGTCCAGCCGGCGGGCCCCCGCAAGCAGCGTTCGGACTCCGTCCAGGTCGAATATGTCGCGGGGGACGAGCTCCACCACCAGATCCGCGCCGGGAGTGCGAAGGAAGATGCCGGGCCGAACCCCGAGAGTGAATCGCTTCAGGCCGCCATCCGCGGTCAGGAAGGCGACGTGGATCGGAAACCTCATCCCGTGGGTGTGGATCGAGTGGCAACGGGGGATGATCAGCCCTGGTCCTGCCTGGTCCCGGTCGAGCAGGGCCAGCCCGAGCAGACGCACTCTCCCCGAGGCAACCGGGAGGCTCAACCCTCCGACCCGTCGCCGTTCCAGTTCCGCGAATCTCGGCGTTTCGTTCATGTCCCTCTAAGGCACGGAGAGCAAGGACTCTCCCCCCTGTCGGCTCCATCACCGCCTGCAACAAAGCGCCCGGGGTGCAACCCGGCGTTCACCGACCCCGAACCGGGAGTGGCAGTCTCCTGCCCGCGGCATGATGCCCCGAGTGCATGGGTCGGCTGGGGGTCGACCACGCATCAAGGCTTCAACGTGAATCGAAAGACCACCCGAAGAGGGAATTACGAGTCGGGCACCGACTACGTGCTCGAGTACGGCGAGCTCCGCTTTGCCTTCAACGAACGCGACTTCAGTCAGCGGGTCGAACAGGCTGCGGTACGGCTCGGTTTCACCTCTCCCGGTCTCACCTACGGAGAGATGCACGACCTGCTCCAACTCGCCGTCAGTGGCGAGATCGAGGAGCCGTCATCGGACCTCGGCGTTCATGTGGCCCACCACTGGGAGGATCTGGCCGGACCCTCCAGCCAGAGCTTCGTCCACTGGATCAGGCGTCTGGTATTCCGGGGCGCCTGGCTGGATCAGCGGGTCAAGGAAGGTGAACTCGATGTGGTTTTCGACGAGCAGCGGCAGAGCTTCGGCTACATCCAGC
It includes:
- a CDS encoding response regulator transcription factor, whose amino-acid sequence is MSPVLATPDELSRQAIRGARVVVCEDDRPTLELLCDHLTADRFEVLAAPTAADALHQCEYCRPDLLLLDLSLPDGSGLDLLREVRGIGGNGNGFDVNLAVIIISGRSSERDRIRGLEQGADDYVLKPFSYSELLARIGAVLRRCGQMEAILRVEGIEVDRRQRAARIDGRLLRLSAKEFELLAVLAGEPTRVFSKEELLREVWGYRSLGHTRTLESHASRLRRKLDPENGRFVTNCWGVGYRLVGP
- a CDS encoding type II secretion system F family protein codes for the protein MSVAPVLAALAGIAAVLALRDAVADSPALTAWIRRALEPVSRARLEGYLPDSRERLRLAALIALVAVAGGWWFVGPVAGLLLAVAAPLLAGWMIARGRRRYRRSVERSLPEIARAIADCLSAGHSPRGAIAAATSSLEGPARNEFSALRYELETGRPTADAIRAMAARFSSSRVDAFATALISQQLAGGDLAGLLRRFAEGAAERDRIAEDARSATAQARFTGYLVVAMPAGAALFVELIRPGFIGSILGSSAALIIAGLSVCLQLAGFLAISKLARVGEP
- a CDS encoding SAF domain-containing protein is translated as MSRRRRALLLLAGAIGAGAMAMMLVSGYSSSVADRYGELRPVVVVTRDLPPGERITPETVSRSLELRRVPIRFVPVAALGEMADATGLELAAPVPAGSYLTGNLLRVPGGTRRRIRPAGRGRAPVELAVSGAGALNGARGRVDVLVTSEPTTGGNGRTVTAARAVPLLAVGRTGESDAGPGLTQVTLGLTRSEARRLIQAESFARRMTVLPRGGFR
- a CDS encoding HAMP domain-containing histidine kinase; translation: MSAVVPILAVQPLDQPFLVVMCGLILALTGREIRLFRLRTSLNRALHEVRRPLQVLALEGPGPSVRQAIQAVGRLDRTLNGGGPGVDRSELIACRLMVDSCVRRWRSRAHLAGAEIELSWLGGDVLVRGDGVVLCGAIENLILNAIEHGGPDIRVEAKAIGRWVRVEITDSGRSSRPPERQGSPAEIMARQRGDENHGHGLGIAREAIENHGGRLELTFDESGSVAALALPCSRIRRPAGSVRVNW
- a CDS encoding CpaF family protein, whose product is MTGLPQDGPTREQLIASLAGEIHASLVDRRRDAGKGAGAEQTVSEAIRDAVDECASLLSTSTRDLLVERIERDASGLGPLEDLLQDGSVQEVMVNGQDEIYVERNGRIEPALETGFESEDHLRNTIERILAPLGRRVDELSPMADARRADGSRVNVVIPPLAVDGPAISIRRFPESRPGVGDLVANGTLTRDQADFLGDRIAERRSILISGGTGSGKTTLLNALSAFIGDRERIVTIEDAAELRLAQSHVVRLESRPPSIEGRGEVTIRALLRNALRMRPDRIVIGEVRGAEALDLLTALNTGHDGALSTVHASSAGDALARIEVLALMAGVGLPVEVIGAQLRRGIDFVVHIARVEDGRRRVESIEAVGEAAIQTGLPAGIRGSGPG